The segment gatttttttaatttaaaattattattgaaacgTTTGGAAGTTTCAGAATACTccagataaaatataaaatttactcatattttttaaacaaaaatataaattttagggatatttttatttatttacttttaaaaaaatttaatggatacgttaattacatttattttaaagaatttgaaattttataattaaagaacaGCAATAtcttatataattaattgattgaaagaaaaaaaaaaagaaaaaaaaaagtgaaattctaaatattttcttaaataatagaaaaaattgttatatttaGACTCACAAGCTTACTCTTGAAACTAGTAATTTCCAATTAgagttaaaaatgaaatattatttaaaaaaacccttccaattactattttaacccaataataaaaaaattgactttttattataaaaaaaaatatatatattctccaTTGTTCTCGACGCAGACAGCCCACTTGTCATTAACCCCCAAAAGATAAGACAGCGCCCAAACTCCAGTTACTTGGCATTGcatattaatatattcatttattatttaaataaaaatatcttaaaagaTCTAATTagtatatacttttaaattataattcaaataataaagtGGGCTTCGAATCTAGCATGTGACATTATATCCGACTATataattctaatatttatgatggacaatatatttttttttataaaaaaacattaaattcaaaaggacaataatgtaattttttttaaatgcgtTACGAATAGATAATTTAATCCCGATCTTAagcttttcaaaaattttaaaatattttagccaaaaataaaaattaatattttatgtcagacttgaaaattttaatctggattataaatattcaaattttaatttaaaaatttagaaaaaataatataatgtcTTAGCAAAATTcaatgaatgatattttcgtattaattaaattatatagttaattttcttactttaaattaagttatattGATTTGAACAATTAAATGCCTAATCTAACCTTTCatgttttatattaatttaaaacaccatatatatttattaaatatataaaaaatatatatatttctttaaataattaaatttatgctGAACCAATGCAACTAAATCGTCAATCGTCGTCTCTAGAACGACAGTCGTTTCAGATTTatgagatagagagagaaacgagaaCCAGAAGAGAGCGAAAGAGAGATCGTACTCGATTGAAGACCATAAATCCGAGGTCCAAATCAAGGCCATCGAAGTGCACCGTTTTGGAATGGCCGCCAAGATAATCTTCCTTCTCGAACAGCACAGCCTCCACTCCAGCTTTGGCCAGAACAAACGCCGAAACCAGGCCGCTGATTCCGGCTCCGACCACCGCGaccttcattttcctctctgCATTCAAAATCGAAACGATTCAGTGCTCTGATTTCGTCTCGAAACCAGAAAATGATCGGAAAATGGAGAGAAACGGAAGCGCATTGACATTGCTAGTACCGAGATTTGCGATTGCGAAGAAATTAGGGCGCGGAAAGTACAGAACGTAATCGCTTTTTGCAGAGAGAATGgagaaggaaaggaagaagGCGATACTAAAGGAAGCCGCTCACGTCTTTCGTCGCACTTTGGCTCTGACTTCACGAGCAAGAAGAAGGGATAAGGACCATTTGACCCTCGCTCGAGGCATATGGGAGGGAAATTCACTCCCCATTAAATTACTAAATAGCCCTTCCAACATGGATATACCCACTTGTCGGGCACGGTGCAGTCTCGTCTCGTCttggaaattattaaaaatacttttaaaactttttattttataaaatatatatatatatatatatatgaacttttaaaatttttaataatatctttaatttatcaaaaaaaaaaaaaaaaaaaaaNNNNNNNNNNNNNNNNNNNNNNNNNNNNNNNNNNNNNNNNNNNNNNNNNNNNNNNNNNNNNNNNNNNNNaaaaaaaaaaaaaaaaaaatctcaaaattaccCTCCAAGTCTCcgttaaaaatatgataaataaattttttatttaaaatgatattttaaaaaaatcttctcGATCGGGCTCGAACTTAGCTCATTTTAACTGTGACTTTAACTCGAGTTTGTATTCGAGTAGAAAatgtaggaaaaaaaatttgaggagaaaaataagaaaaatagtaaatgTCGTAAAAAGCACATGAAAAGTCTGGTCCAATTGGTCCACACGCaaggaagaaattaattaCTTGTTGGAAGCCTCGtgttttattctccattttgaTATCTACTggattaaatcaaataaacaccgaacctaataataaaaattgaaataattaattaaggtaaaatttagagctcaaaaataaataattttaaattaatagcaaataaaaataaatatagaagcTTAAATACCCAATAATATCTAAACCTACTTtcagaatttttaattataaattttattttccgtttatatatatatatatatatNtaatttatatatttacgTGTATTTATTTCATCcgtatattattttaaatttttttattggaggGTCAAGCTTGGCCATACATTCATGAAGCGACAATGTGATAAAAGTAGTAAAAAgacatctatttatttattttataatagacattaaaaattttaaaataatgagggatataaattattaacaaatagttgattattattattgcaattatttataccatcatcttctttattgttgtaattattttttattattcataaattaaaaaaaaaaatcaattagattctcgaaagaataaaaaattataaataaaaaaaacccaataattatttgcattagataaaataattttaaattttcatatgctatttttatgaaatttttatatagTATTGTTGGGCGTTACAGCccatattttcatataatattgatgaaaatgtaaataaacttaaaacaatatcaaataatatatatacctaTAATTAAATGGTGAGGTAGAGCctatcaaataatatatactatAGTTAAATGCGCGAGGTAGGCCTTATTTTTCACATTATGTCATTGCCcattaattacataattataagtatagattaattaattaaccattaattattcataatagatgtatataattttaaatgtttatgacAGCTATCATCCTTTAAAGTTCATGTAATTAGGATTAAATtgttatagtaaaaaaaaaaaaaaaatcatggatGACTTCCTTAGCTTGTTTTGGCATTATTAAACGGAGTTAAAATTGgcttaatttatataataaataatatttaacacTAATTAACATTggttttaggttaaattaataaaaatactttaaatatcttatttttaccgcatttaaaaaatactcgtgAACTTTACAGAATAACATTAGAACGTTTggaaataatttataaggtGTTGATAGACAGTTTTCGTCCACATAATAACACTACAATAAGGGGGtactttgaatttttatggatacagtaaaagtaaaagtaatttttttttaagtcgagtattttttaaatgttatttaacGGAGAAGGCCCATAACTTAGCCGGATAAAACGAAGTGGACCGGAACTATGGGCTAGGAAGTCCTTGGAATTGGGTTCTTTTCCGCACGTGGCGCATGGCCCATGAGATGTTATGACGTATCATGTATGATGGACATGTATGACATACCACAACTATGTAAATATGTCATATAGATAATTCATGCAGTAACAAGTATTAAGTATTACGTGCATTGTTATACTAAACCATGATTTTAAATACGATacttcatgcattttgtatgtcacATGAGCATATATTATTTCTTCAACTATTACGTGCGTTCCATTTTGTATGAGTGTGTGCTGACCCATAGTTAGGCACAAAGATACATATACGAGTTTAACTAATAGATTCATTTGCATACGCATGAACCATGTGTAGAGAATTACTTTGCATCCAACTATATCCAAATATATACACGAGTCTGCCTAGTAAGAGCTCACTTAATTATTGAGGAGTTAGGAAGAGACTCTGTCGAGATGAGTTAGTTGATCACGTTTTACCATagataaacaaatatttagaGACAAAGAACAGATTTTTTAACGATATAAATtcaatataaacaaacaaTTGTCTAGATAATCAAATATATAGAGACAATGAAGAACCATTTTTGTCTATGATCTAAATTACTTGACAATGAAATTGACTCCCTACCAATAGTTATATAATGTGAGCTattgttgttactctcttgttTGCATATATAAcacttcattaaaaaaatttcttttgaaaatctctctgccctcgttttgtAAAACTTATTcttaaaccgaggccagaggctcgagcacacgtcgcttggccgtaggcgacgtaagaacgaattgtCTTAGTTCACTTGttgctggaaagtgagtgtcaATCGCAAGTCCAGTATcattaaaagtgcgattgagtaaatcttaaataaataattatttttttaaaaataatagtatttcttataataattaaatgattaatattttgttgacTAATCAAATGGGTCAGCCCAAGCTCGACCAAACTTTGGATGTAAGAGTTGACCCACGAGCTCGACTATTTTAAACCAAGTTGGCCCAACCAAAGCCCAAACAATGGTTCAGgttgaattttgagatttaattttatcttattaaaCGATAATTAATGTCTTGTCTATTAAATTATGCCGAAtatgttattaaaatttaaaaaatagatatataatttataatccggaaaatatttatatttaaaaaaaaaatgatttaaacttgaaaattaagtTGTTGGAATAAAGGATTGAATAatgattgaaattgaaaaatattaaaagaaataataaattttatttatgttggaaggaaaaagaaatgggtATTTAAACGATCCACGCGGCGGCAGAGCTGAGGAGGGAGAAATCGTTCCACGACTGCGAGTGACTGGAGAGAAAAATTGCAGAGAAAAAAGccctcaaattttcttcacaCGCCATTCCAAACCCTCAATTTAGGttttttctcctcctccaTTGCCATTCcagcttctctctctctatctctgcAGGTTGCCTGAGCAGACTGCAACGCCGCGCTTCGCGTTCCTACTGTTCTGTCTAAGGTTATCTGAtcgtttttttcttgattcttcTGTTGCTGCCGTTCTTTTAATCCTTCTGAGCTGCCATTGAGTCGTTCTGTTGATGTTGTTTTGTTTCCAGCGCGAGAAATTATGGAGAATGGTGTTACATGTAACATTAgtcattgtttttctttcctgtTAGTGGTttgtgcatttttttttttaatgtgtcTGGGCTAATCAGAGGTTTTGGATTTACAGCATGCTAGTTAAGTAGGAAAAGATGGGCTAATTCTCTTGTAAGTGTCTCAAGCTTTGGGTTGTGTTGTGTCTTCTTGTGGTCAATCTGAGTAATAAGCGATCAGGAAGTGAGAAAATAATCGATGTAAACCGTTCTTTTCAAGTAAATTCTGTCTGCATAGTAGCTTGCGAGGTTAAGTTTTGATTCATTCAATGCGTGGTTTTGGTAATTGATgttatcttttgttttctttttaaatcgtgtatttattgttttgtagGATTATAGAATGTGCTAGTGATTGCATAGCACGGAGGATTCCCACATTGACCAGTTATTGGTCTTTCGTGGTTAATGCGGACTTTGTTTGAGAAGACATTATCATAGTATATCGTCCGTTTTAGTAGGGGCCGATGAGCTCGTATAgtttctcaaaacattacaGCAGAAGAAGTAAAAAGCAGACACTGAGCAACTCTAATGATGAAAGTGCAGCTCGGACTAGGCCTCTCAGCTTTGAAGATATTATGCTTAGAAGGAAGAATAAAGGGTCAGCTGATACTGTTGAAGTGGGTGTCACAGGTAGCCATTCAAGGAGGGAAAGCATAGATAAGCTCAGCACCGATAATTGTGCATCTGAAAGGCATTTTCGTCACGGTAAAGGTGCTTCTCTTGATGTGCAAAATCTTTCATTGGAGGAATCGGGCAAGGATagttcaagaaggaaaaaagaggaGACATTGTTGAAGGACAATATGGAGGTTCGAAGTGATAGGAATAATTATGATTCTGAATTGACACTGATGGGTAAGCTGAAATATGATGCAAATGGAAATGATAAAAAACAGAAGTATGGCCAGGAAAATGTTGGTCGGGGAAAAAATAACCAGAGTTCAAGGGTTGATATTGAAAAGGAAACTGGAAAGAGGCATTCAAGAGATAGCAAGGCTAAACGTGAAGATCTCGATAGGGGGAAATTTGAAAGAGGTGGTAAGAGAAAAGATCAAAATGGTGACGATGAAGGGAATAGAGACAAGTATGCTGCAAAGAGACATGATCATTGTAAACACCATGACccagaaaatagaaaaagaaaggaagctAAATCATTGTTGACTTCAAATTATGAAGATTCAAGATTGAAAAGAAGACGGAAAAGAAGCCAAGATCGTGAAAGTAAACATAGAAGATCTGTGTCACTTTCTCCAAGGCCACACAAGCACTCGTCTAAGTTAGTGAGGCAGAAGGAGTTGCCATTAGATTCTCATGTAAAGAAGTCTGGAAGATGGCGTTCTGATAGTGATAGAACAGGGGATTTGACCAACAGTTCCAATAGCCAATACAGGCGACATTCTGGGTCAACTAGTGGGCTGGGTGGCTATTCACCTAGAAAGAGAAGAACTGAGTCTGCTATCAAGACTCCTTCACCGGTTCAATCAccagagaagaaagatgaagggTTGGATCTTCCTCCAACAgaaaaaattggattattTTCTAGTTCAATTAATTCCAACTTTCAGCCGTCAAATGCTACAGTTTCCTCGGGCATTATTAATGTTCAATCTGGTGGTGCAATCTTTTCTTCAGTTATAGGGAAATCTTTAACAGGGGTCTCTTCAAATAATATAGAAATGAAGACAAATGTTTCTCTTGATTTGATTCAGCTGACCCAAGCTACCCGGCCAATGAGGAGGCTTTATATTGAAAACTTACCACATTCTGCATCTGAGAAAGCAATCATTGATTGCCTGAATGGTTTTCTTACATCTTCAGGCGTTAATCACATCAAAGGAACACTGCCATGTATTAGTTGTATTGTAAGTGCTTTATTCTATGTTCTAAATGCGTGTCGCTATTTTCTTATGATGCTGTTTGATGAGAGTTTTGGTGCATACCACCACTTGTGCAGATACACAAAGACAGGGGGCAAGCTCTTGTCGAATTTCTAACTCCTGAAGATGCTTCAGCAGCTCTTTCGTTTGACGGAAGTGACTTCTCTGGCTCCATTCTAAAGATTCGGCGCCCAAAAGATTATGTTGAGATTGTAGTAAGAATAAATATCCAGAATTCTTGACCGTCTCCATTCTCATGATACCCTCAAGATATATTACAATTTGCATTTGTTGAATTAATAATTCCATTGATTGGATGAGTAGTATAGTAGTAAGGCAAACCTAAAATTGTTAAACTATGATTTCCTAGGTGTAAACACCCTGCATGACTATCTTCTAATTGTTGGGGACCTTTGTTTGTCTCCCAtgactaaatttttattttttcttgaagttcGATAtgcttttgttttgaattctttgattcttttgtTACAAAAGTATGTTGTGCCAGTAAATGAGGACTTAGATGAAGTTGTCTTACATCTTCGTTTTCTGGGATTGGGGAGGTAATCTGTGGTACTTTTTTCCTGCCTGTTCTCTAGAATGTTTGGTTAGAAAAATACAGGAGAATCTCCCTTTAAGTAAGTTCTGCGTCATGTGGATACATGTTTTAGTTTAGTAGGGTGCAAAATGTGGATGCTATGATGGCTTGTAGCGTTGGAGAATGGCATATGTTATATTTAGGCATGCGACTTAGGGATGATCCtattgaaaacattttttgaatGCAGTGATGGGAAGTGTAGAGAAGGATGAGTAAGTGGGAAATGTGGTTTTTAAGATTTGATTATGTTTATGCTAGTTCTTGGGGGTAGTATTTTGCGCACATGAAGGATAGTCAGGATAGAATTCCTTTTATTTCATGAAGCCCTCTGTTCAAGGGATGTTTGCAAGTGGACGAGATTGGGTTAGATATCTTAGTTGAAGATGGGATTACAAGTACTTATGGATTGGGGGAGACTCAAGTTGTGGAGTGGTGGAGTTGACCAACGGTGTAGAGGAATTTCCCTGAATCTTGAGAATGAGAATGTAGGGATTGTTGTTTATTGTTGGGGTATTACTGTTAAAATAACTCATCAAGTGCATGGATCAATTGTGGATTTTCCTACAAAAAAAGGTTATGCTCGGGCATGTTGTTAACACAATGGGAGGACCTATTATTTAAGGAAGGCTCTAAATGATTACGAGTGAAGATGTTGTAGTGAACTCCCTCACAATTTTTTAAGGTGCACAAgcctataaaaaaataaggttaAAACTTAAAAGTGGTGGATAGTCGGGCTCCTCTAGGGCTAATAAGAGTTTAAAATTAGGACAGACAATGTAACGCCCCAGATCCatcgctagccgatattgtcctctttgggctttccctttcgggcttcccctcaaggctttaaaatgcgtctgctaggggaaggttttcacacccttataaatggtggtttgttctcctcccaaccaatgtgggacatcacaatccaccccccttcagggcccagcgtcatcgctggcactctttccttcctcccatcgatgtgggaccgctcccaaatccaccctcctttgggccccagtgtccttactggcacaccgcctcatgtctaccccctcttcggggaagagcgagaaggctgacacatagtccggtgtctggctctgataccatttgtaacgccctagatccactgctagtagatattgtcctctttgggctttctctttcgggcttcccctcaaggctttaaaacgcgtctgctaggggaaggttttcacacccttataaatggtggtttgttctcctcccaaccaatgtgggacatcacaatccaccccccttcagggcccagcgtcatcgctggcactctttccttcctcccatcgatgtgggaccgctcccaaatccaccctcctttgggccccagtgtccttactggcacaccgcctcatgtctaccccctcttcggggaagagcgagaaggctgacacatagtccggtgtctggctctgataccatttgtaacgccctagatccactgctagtagatattgtcctctttgggctttctctttcgggcttcccctcaaggctttaaaacgcgtctgctaggggaaggttttcacacccttataaatggtggtttgttctcctccccaaccaatgtccATCACAATTGGAAGAAAATCTCTTGCTACTGATACCATATTAAACCAGAAACATATAGCTCAAGGGTTGGTCTTGAGAGTGGTAAATGATATCTTGTTATGTAGTCACTTGACAAAAATGCCCAACTATGgaattattaattcaaattcaatttttttccatGCGACAAGGAGGTGTACTTATCCATATTTTTGTCTAGCATGtctacattttaaattaagggATTCAAGAGCAGGATTTGAGGTTATCACTCCGTACCTTTTTGCCCCTAGTCAaacctccttttctttttccttttctcgcAACAAAATTATTAGCTCAggtttctaaaattatttcatgttttctttaGCGTATATAGAATCTGTTTCTTCATCCATGTTATTTCAGTTTCTGAGGTCTATTGTGGTTACTATCATGTAGCAGGTTTTCAGACCGTTACTATTTTCATGCAGACTGGTGGCCTGGACAAGTCAGTGGCCGTGGTAAATAAAATCATTGATACTGTCGAGGACTCACCAAATAAGGTATGCATTTAAGTTTTTGACACTGAGGAGCAGCATGTTACTTTTTGCTTATGATGAGGAGTGAAGTCTCCAGTtgtttacttattattattatttatttttggtggGGGGtggaaagagaacaaaaaggTAAATGAAGTAAGAAATGTCTTTATCTTTCCCCACTTATGCAACTCTTAGTTACCTGTCACCTTTTTTGGGATAAAAGTTACCTTTCACCATGTTGGACCAAGAAACTCTGGCTCTTCATAAAATGATCATGTAAAAtttgaacaagaaaatcaCTGAAGATTGCTggctgaagaagaaaaatgccGAAATCATCCTTCAGGACCAGCTTgttaattaatgttaattaGCTTTCGTTTTCAAGTAATTGTAACCATGGAGGTTTCTAATCCCTAGCTGCACCAAACACAACCCAACTAAGGAGGTTGCTTACCATGATGGGCCTTCCCATTACCTTATGGACGGAACCTTTGGACCTACAAGgaaaatagagtgatcaattCTCATTTATTACATCACTACTTGAgcacatttttctttaaaccATTTTCAAATGCATTCGTTGGTAATTCCAAGTATTACCAATGCCTAGATCcattaaagaaatttttttcccAGAGTGACTGCCCCTTCCTAATTCCTACTCCCAAATGAAGTTTCTGAATGGCATCTCCTTTTTCCACCTTCATAGGGACCCtgaatgaagaaaagtatttattccattttgaaattttattttgaactcttTCCATAAACTGGTCCAAATAGTTGAGGCTTAGGATTTCTCTGAGGTTGAGTATAAAAAGTATTTGATAGTAacttgttttcattttcatttcatttttttttttttctcttctcagGTCGAGTAAAGCTATTAGAATTCTAGTGTTTTAGCATCATTTGAATATTTACTATTTTGCTGTCTATAGTCTGAATGGTACTCCCTGGTTTATTTAATATACAACTTTTCTGACATATAGAGGGGGCAATGGGTtgttttgatatattttgcaCCACACATCATCATTAGAGCACTGGATGTGTCTATATCACTGTATTTGACAAACTAAAATTACTCTTGTCCTATTAAGCTATTCTTGTCTAAACTTGAATAAGTTTATTGAGTTATTACTACTCTTAGTGACCTTATTTTCTGCTTTGGCTATGTTGAATTTTGTTGCAGATTTTCATTGCTGGGATCTCAAATAGAATATCATCTGAAATGGTAATTTGAGGAAATAGTAGTTTCACCTTGTAAATGATCATACCTTGTATATGATCTTTACCTTTCACTACTGTTTTCACTTTGTAATATACATTCGGTGattgtttctttgttgttgttctcCAGCTTAGAGATATTGTTACTGCATTTGGACCTTTGAAGGCCTTTCACTTTGAGATGAACCATGATCTTAATGAACGTTGTGCCTTTTTGGAGGTAAATTTTCATGTCTTACGTGCTTTACTTCACCATGCTCATCTCAAGtgctattttattatttgtaatgatTTGGAAGGATCTATATTGTTGGGAAGCATCATGTTTACACGAACACTTCCAGTCAGAAAATGATACTCCATAATAATTCTTCAAATACTACATTGGAAGCATATGATATCCTCtagtattttgtttctgtACATTAACTTTTTAAGTTCTAGATGTTGTCTCTTTTTGATAAATGCTTCGGACTCAatattccttttattattattatttacgaTGTATTAATGATATATGTCAATATGGTTACAATTTAAATTGTTCATGAAAGAGTTCAAATCACCTTGTATTTATAGTTTTactttgtaaaattaaaaaatgtaaaggaAATTGTCTGCACCAGTTCATGACATTTTAAGTGATTCATTTGATTTGACCAATCATTAATATTCACATTATTCTTTATCATCTCTGTCAAGTCTTAGACCTAGAAAACATGTTATCGTTTTACATCATATGCTTAAAGGAAGCTTGAGTAGATAGCACATATAGGATAATAATATCCttgcattatttttttggtagtATATGCAATCCCTTGAGACTTGATTTAGTGATTTTTCCTTAATGCTTCTTGATCACAGTCTTAGTCCGGGAGTTGGTGACTTCAGTTAGTAGTGTTCTGTCATCCTCCTCAAGAGGGGCAAATATGGGTTGCCTCTTATTACAGTGAAAGATTCAACGTTCAAAGTTTTACTGATTAATGGGCGCTTTAAAATCTTTTGGTTTCTAACCAATGCACATAGAATGCTATTTTCTCTAGGAATCAGCAGACCAATGCAAAGCTGAAGGTAAAAATGCAATGAAGTGTGCTATTTGTCTTTGAACTTGCTTATAACCGCCATAAGTGAGACTCCAGCTATTGTAATACCCAAACATGGGTTTCTTAATAGGTTCAATTTGCTTTCTGGTGCAAATATTGCAGGATAGATTATTGACTTTGGGATTTCTTGTTGACATTTGGTTTTAGACTTTCACATATGAATATATACCTTGGTTCTGATGGATGAACCTTTTGCCACTATAAACTACTATGTTCCGGACATGTTGTATGATCTTTTTAGTGTGTTTACCTTTATGTACTCCACAGCTCTGTTTTATATCAACATGCTCTAGAACTCTCATTTGTAGACGTATGTTAGGTAATTGTATATTCACCAATGACAAAATACTCAAATGACTCTTCTCAGCTATTTAACTAGGCGAAACTGTTCGCACAATATTCAGAGTGAATGCATGATGAAGTTTCATATTTCTTCGTACCTTTTAGGCAGCAACATGTGTTAAAGATATTCACGATGTTCATGTATTGTATTGTAGCCACTGTAGCCGTGGTCCATGGCAACCCTTGATCATTAAATCAAGGCTTTTTGTTTGCTGTTTAACAAGTATggtatcaattaaattattaagttcttttacttttgaataGGTAATAGCACTTCTTATATGCACGTAGAAATGTTGGCCTGTTATTATCTCGAATTTTCTTGATGCTTAATTTATATGTCGTTTCCTAGCCAAAAAGAAAGCATGAATAAGTAAAGTCCTCGGGCTTCAATATCATTCCCTCCGTTTAACTTTTGTATTATATGCCATTTATTTGATCAATCTTCTCTTCCCTGACCACAATTccacttaatttaattatcagTATGTCGACCAATCAATTGTCTCCAAAGCTTGTGCTGGTCTAAATGGTATGAAGATTGGAGGGGAAGTACTAAAAGTGTTTCCAGCTGTTCCATTTACATCATTGGTATTAATGCTATTATCCTTGTTTTCCTAATTTTTGTGACAATTATTGATCACAATAagctttttgaaatttttattttttatttcatatacTGGTTTGGTCCTTGCTTATCAAGTAACATTTGTTAGGAACGTAATGAATGTCAACCATGGTATGGGATCCCAGAGCATGTGAAACCTCTTCTTCAACAGCCAACAGTAGTGTTAAAAGTTAATAATGTGGtacgttaatttttttttgcttactCCTGAAACCACTCACCTCCCCCACCcaacagaaaatgaaaacatagGCACATACATATACTGTCACTATGCAGTTTAATGGTCAAAGTGGTTATTTACAATCTTCCGATGAGgcgttttctttttggaacCAGTTTAATGCAGATGTCCTCCCAGTACTCTCTGAGGCAGATATCGATGAAGTTCTTGAAGATATTCGGGTTGAATGTGCTAGGTCCTGAGAATTACTTTTAATGTTACTAATTATGTTACTAATAGTGTTATCTTTCCTTAAATGTGATTGTTGTCAAATAATCCATGCAATTTTGTAGGTTTGGGACAGTTAAATCCATGAACTTTGTAAAGCCATGTAATGGCTGTTTCAGTGCTGAA is part of the Cucurbita pepo subsp. pepo cultivar mu-cu-16 chromosome LG12, ASM280686v2, whole genome shotgun sequence genome and harbors:
- the LOC111806869 gene encoding splicing factor U2af large subunit B-like, whose amino-acid sequence is MSSYSFSKHYSRRSKKQTLSNSNDESAARTRPLSFEDIMLRRKNKGSADTVEVGVTGSHSRRESIDKLSTDNCASERHFRHGKGASLDVQNLSLEESGKDSSRRKKEETLLKDNMEVRSDRNNYDSELTLMGKLKYDANGNDKKQKYGQENVGRGKNNQSSRVDIEKETGKRHSRDSKAKREDLDRGKFERGGKRKDQNGDDEGNRDKYAAKRHDHCKHHDPENRKRKEAKSLLTSNYEDSRLKRRRKRSQDRESKHRRSVSLSPRPHKHSSKLVRQKELPLDSHVKKSGRWRSDSDRTGDLTNSSNSQYRRHSGSTSGLGGYSPRKRRTESAIKTPSPVQSPEKKDEGLDLPPTEKIGLFSSSINSNFQPSNATVSSGIINVQSGGAIFSSVIGKSLTGVSSNNIEMKTNVSLDLIQLTQATRPMRRLYIENLPHSASEKAIIDCLNGFLTSSGVNHIKGTLPCISCIIHKDRGQALVEFLTPEDASAALSFDGSDFSGSILKIRRPKDYVEIVTGGLDKSVAVVNKIIDTVEDSPNKIFIAGISNRISSEMLRDIVTAFGPLKAFHFEMNHDLNERCAFLEYVDQSIVSKACAGLNGMKIGGEVLKVFPAVPFTSLERNECQPWYGIPEHVKPLLQQPTVVLKVNNVFNADVLPVLSEADIDEVLEDIRVECARFGTVKSMNFVKPCNGCFSAEEDYKNISDITDVEIKREIQENCTMAISRNGNDVEDNNVNLDNCPIDTNQRQGNFPGNGRHQDEVVEVKSYRMGQDDATRFEIVACENASERIPRRLSEQQSSPGNQHQDANVAETIETNEISPDKKSVCIDDSAMVRTDSDTSEKNEKDDPRNTLASLFVLGSVFVEFGRTEASCMAAHSLHGRIYDGQEISIEYIPHDLYRKRFPK